The genomic interval CTACATAGTAGCCCTGTCCTGACTTTCCACGGAGGTTATCCTCCATGTCCACGAAATTAACCTCTCCGCTCGATCTCGGTCTCCGAACGTGCGCACCGTGTGGCGCGGGAGCGCGCGCGGGGCCTTTACGCACGGGAACGCGCAACATCACTCCAGGATCTGCAGCTCCAAATACAGCAGAAATGCTGCAGCACAATAAGAGACCGGTCTGAAAGGAGCTTTTCATCTTTACTCTTAATCACGGGTCCAACTGTAGCGCGTTCATTTGCTGATTTAAAGAGCAGCCtctgattttgttttctcttaaaatacagaaaaatgacACGACTTTTTTATGATAATGAATTAAAACGTCAGATTCGGTCCATTTGGCTGTACTGTTTCTGTGCCCGTGTTTGTCCTGATTTACTGCATGTCCTATAACAGGTTACAGCATCGCTTTTCACGCCTGGTTTCTTCTTGCAGACGAATTTCCCAAAACAATTCAGTCCACATTTTGCTAAAACGCATTTTAAACACCCGAAAATACGCCAGTTTTGTCCTTCTCTTCCTTTTCACTGCCTAACCACCATAATCCGCATCTCTCCGTCCGGTCCACATCTCCGCCTCCTCCATGTTTGCCCGCATCCGGATGCACCAGACGCGTCTCGAGGCGAAGTGATGAGAGACCCGTGCGCGAATGGTgttatgggtaatgtagtttTATTCAACGTGATATTGGACAAAGATGATGGGGAGCTCTAGAGTGCTTTAGCGTGTATTACATAGCCAAGGGATTAACAAGGGATCACATTTTAGCTGACAGCAATCTAACAAGAATATTatacattaatgtaaataattcccataaaaaCATGAGCTGACTGGTCTTTATGactgaagattaaaaaaaaataaatgttcttcaGTCTTGAACTGTACAGACTCAACTTCAGAGCTAACGTGAGTGATCATGAGcacatctgcctcaaggttcctGAAACTGGGtgttttgtgatgcttttctgctcaccatgattGTTCAGAGTTGTTGTTAGAACAACCACAGCCTACATGTCCAACTCAGACCTCTCTCATCACCCTCAGAACCGCAATTCACTGGCAAATCTGTCATACAGGCtagatttataatttaattaggCTTTGTGTTTAACATGCTTGTCGATCAGAGttgctataaaataaaaacatcaggcACTTGACCtactgtgtgtttaaatgtctgttagCTGGATGAAGCGAAATAAACTGTAGATATTTGGCTGGACTTCACAAATGTGTTACAATACACAACGTTTGATTGAATTGATTCCAAGGAAGGTTTCAGCAATTTATTGTGAGAGACATTTATAAAATCAGTGGTCTATAGAGTTAAACAGGCAAACAAAACACTTCTGATCATGCACTAGTATTAGATTATAAGACGGCTTTACAAGAAAACAGTAAAACGTATATTTAACGTTTAACACGTTGACTTTTCTTCAGTCAAGGTGACTTCTTTCTGCTGGCTGAAGAGTGTCCCACTGACAGTGAAACAAAGGGACAATAGGAGCAGTGTGGACATGAGCATGTCTCCCCCTCCTCTTACTCTCAGTGGTACTGGCCGCTCCCTCTGTGAATGgcagtttatttaacatttatggaaggaatctccagtgtgagctctttttatcattttttttttttttgacaagggTGAGTCTTCAGGATTTTTGTAACATGACTACATCTTTAACATCAAGGTGAGGTAACATTTATAAAGTCAGTAAGAATGTGGCTGCATCTCAATTAGCTCCCTGGATTGTGAGTCGGTACTTTGAGTTCAGTCACTGTTAAGGATCATGGTTCATGACACAACACCCCGGGATACTGAGGATTCAGTTCCAGGTGACATGACCACAAACCCACGTCATAAAACGTCACCACTGACATTTATCAACAACaggaagagagagcgagaaagagagagagacagacagagagagagagagaaagagagaaggagagtgagacagacagagagagagagagagagagagagagagagagagagaccttaaaATGGTTAACTCCTTGATCAGTGCCCTTACTACTGGAGCTTTAACTATCATTAACtatcaatatataaaaaatatgacgTGATCAAATCagttacacttaaaaaaaatattgggggcagtcatggcctaatggttagagagtctgactcctagccctaaggttgtgggttcgagactctggccggccacgactgaggtgcccttgagcaaggcaccgaacccccccaactgctccccgggcgccgcagaaTAAATTGCTGCCCACTGcttcgggtgtgtgttcacggtgtgtgtgttcactgctgtgtgtgtgttcactgctgtgtgtgtgcactttggatgggttaaacgcagagaacaaattctgagtatgggtcaccctAATTGTTCTCAAATTGCTGTGTAAATGAGGAGCGAGACACTTTTATAGGACACCTTTAGATATTTCAGtcaagctgctttgtgacactgTTAAAAGCATCTAGAAATAAACTGCATATCCAAATAAAACCATAATGAATTGAATTCGAGTTAACCATCTTCACTCTGGGCCACGACACCCCCAGCCATCGTTGATTAGTTTCCCCTTACTTAACTATAGATAgattgaatattttaatatattttaatacagaTTTGTTGCATGGAACTCTGGACAGGTGAAATGGACAGAACTCACGGTATACATGTTGCTTGTCTGTTGTCATGCCAAGGTGTGGTGAGTTTTCTTGAGGGTGCAAGGGcaagagggaatgagagaggtGAGACTTGGTCCCATCTGCTGACCTGTCCGAGAAAGACAGTACCACTTTAGATTATGGCAGACAACTTGCACCACTGCATAATAAGCTTTGAGCTTTTACAAAAACAAGCGGAGAACCTTCTATGTGTTAAGTGTTAATTCCATCTGTTATACAGTTCTTTACTATACTGAAAAAAGGCTATTTAGGTAACAGAAAGCAAACGTCTATCCAGGTTCAGTTTGCCTTCACCTGTTTCAGCTGCATTATGGGGGTTTAGTCTCTCAACAGATAACCAGAATAAAGATAAGCAATAAGCACATGCACAATTTGTAACATTAAATTTACAATAATTAAAAGTTCATTAAGGATTAGGAAACAACAATGCATCAACATGACTATTTTTTGGACATACCAGTTATTAGCATCTGTAGTGCGGAAGCCTTTAGCAAAAGGATTGCTGGCTATCTTCAGCTGTGTGATCTAAACAGTAGAAAGCAACACACCAATGAACATCGAAAGAATATACATAAGTGAGTGCTCGGAGCCCTTTAAATCCTTATTCAGTACTGAATATTAAGATTCAGGGATTTTGCGACATATTATGATAACTCAAAACTCTTTCTGAGATGCGAGAACATCTTACACGTGTAGTGTGAACAATAAAGTCTTTTGCTAGCACTTTATTTTGAGGATACCTACATATGGGCTTCATAACCATTACACAAAGCTTTTATGTAACAGTGTTAGATGCTTTATTAAAGGCTTATGTCAAAACTCGTCGTTACAATGTTTTATGTAACGTCTCACAGAAGTGACACTCCAGTTCATAACACGTTCATAAACATTACATAAAGCTTTAATTATGCAGCATTGCCAATTTATGCAATGATTTATGCCAAATCTTTCAGTTTAAGGAATCTGACGCCTCTTGATTTCTGTACCATGTCTTAAACATTTATGAAGCATATACGCCAACGTtctaaattaatacattaattacaCTGTCATGAAGCATTATTCTGACACAATGAACAGCTTCTGCAACATTTTCTATGTTAAATATAGTATTTCTATGTGATTACTATGTAGTTACTTCAACGGTTGTGGAACATTCATGAGATTCCTCATtaattcctgttatcacttttcatttctctgttGAAGGTAATAGTTTGTCCTGTGGTTCCTCTttctaataatgttaatgtttccaTAATGTCTTTATAGAAAGCTTTACCATgtcaatgtatttttttattagttcaCTAACACATTttctaatctgtttattattagtcttctGTAGATCTTAGATTATTTGACGCATTTTCCCACGCAAGTGAATTAGCTGTTATTACAGATGAGATGATAAAGTGTTAGAGAAGATAATAagaaaaccttctgaccaatcagatttggaATTCAAAAGGGCTGTGGTGTGGAGTGTTTATTTCCTCCCTCTACTCTACTTCACGATCGAGACACGGCCAAGACAAACATGAATATATGGACTGAATGGGCTTTTCGTTACCCTGTGGTTTTGGTAGGCGGTGACTGCAATGAATCGGGTTTCTGGGAAGGAGAAAGTACAGAAGTTGCGATGAGCCGACCGCTGACAGTCTCTACTTTGGTCAACGAGCACTACATGAAGTCGTGGCTGATACCGGTGCATGGAGTTCAAGATGATCTGCACAATGCAAATACATATGTACACTAAATTTCTAATTTCTACACAGTTTACAGAAACACGGTTTCTCTCTCCGCTATACTTACATGGCCGTTATCATCAAGAAGGTTGTTGGTAAGTTTGAGGCGGTCAAACGAGACAGTTTGTTTCATCCACTGGGCCCCACGTGCTGGCGAATCTGGGTGAAAATGCACTCTTCCTGGGATCGCGACATCAGCACGACCCGCCGTGATCCATGAAGAGCTATGGAAGGCGTACCTGCAA from Tachysurus vachellii isolate PV-2020 chromosome 1, HZAU_Pvac_v1, whole genome shotgun sequence carries:
- the LOC132849398 gene encoding T-box transcription factor TBX10, whose translation is MNVSKIMQTSSMGATCFPEDTGPCAKAPQVARIKVQLETYRLWQQFDQLGTEMIVTKAGRRMFPTFQVHITDMDPAAEYVLLMDFIPVDDKRYRYAFHSSSWITAGRADVAIPGRVHFHPDSPARGAQWMKQTVSFDRLKLTNNLLDDNGHIILNSMHRYQPRLHVVLVDQSRDCQRSAHRNFCTFSFPETRFIAVTAYQNHRITQLKIASNPFAKGFRTTDANNWSADGTKSHLSHSLLPLHPQENSPHLGMTTDKQHVYQGAASTTESKRRGRHAHVHTAPIVPLFHCQWDTLQPAERSHLD